One region of Passer domesticus isolate bPasDom1 chromosome 19, bPasDom1.hap1, whole genome shotgun sequence genomic DNA includes:
- the LOC135283892 gene encoding serine/threonine-protein kinase pim-1-like: MAHQETPAIHARSSGCQRTSILPGASAISDSRHPSERLSETCQPAEAAEPGHRSPGSLGPTDTTGATLSHDVARESPRVQVGAQPEAGEPSQEQVAEQPVSCSWHLPVHSSRDAVPAVPAGNSPCLVEEMVLETPGDLHVQEAAPRLPPTSSKSLVEAAPGTPLWPSSGCSPGRAAEQGPAQEAGDSEGAAVPRCSGAPAAACARCPGPAVPLASPTAARRWPLPGAQQEAGQKKELQELYQLGPQLGSGGFGTVFSGTRLSDGSPVAIKRVARESVLQWVEWPEGTRVPMEIVLMEKVGSGCHSIIQLLDWFELPDSFVLVLERPERSQDLLQLLAQQEFLSEEAARWLFWQVLEAVWHCTACGVLHRDIKPENLLVDPESGDLKLIDFGCGTFLQEQAYTQFAGTHTYSPPEWICLGCYHGHAATIWSLGVLLYEMVCGYLPFQDDHDIVQGQLFFGQQISPECRHLIRWCLAKHPADRPALQEILRHPWLCGGDL, encoded by the exons ATGGCACACCAGGAGACACCCGCCATCCATGCAAGAAGCTCCGGCTGTCAGAGAACGtccatcctgccaggagcctcggCTATCTCTGACAGCCGCCATCCCTCAGAGAGGCTCAGTGAGACCTGTCAGCCTGCAGAAGCCGCAGAGCCCGGGCACAGGTCTCCCGGCTCCCTTGGACCCACGGACACGACGGGCGCAACCCTGAGCCATGACGTGGCCAGGGAAAGCCCGCGAGTCCAAGTGGGAGCCCAGCCCGAGGCAGGGGAGCCATCTCAGGAGCAGGTGGCGGAGCAgccagtgtcctgcagctggcacttacCAGTCCACAGCTCCCGGGACGCTGTGCCGGCTGTGCCAGCGGGCAACAGCCCGTgcctggtggaggagatggTCCTGGAGACACCGGGAGACCTCCACGTCCAGGAAGCTGCTCCCAGACTGCCACCAACCAGCAGCAAGTCTCTAGTAGAAG ctgctcctgggacgcccctgtggcccagctcgggctgcagccccggccgtGCAGCGGAGCAGGGTCCAGCGCAGGAGGCCGGGGACAGCGAGGGTGCCGCCGTGCCCCGCTGCagcggggctcctgcagccgccTGTGCGCGCTGCCCTGGCCCCGCTGTGCCGCTCGCCAGCCCGACGGCTGCAAGGCGGTGGCCGCTGCCCGGCgcgcagcaggaagcag GGCaaaagaaggagctgcaggagctctaccAGCTGGGCCCGCAGCTGGGCAGCGGTGGCTTCGGCACCGTTTTCTCGGGGACCCGCCTCTCGGACGGCAGCCCG gtggccatcaagcgCGTGGCCCGGGAGAGCGTCCTGCAGTGGGTTGAGTGG CCCGAAGGCACCCGTGTTCCCATGGAGATTGTGCTGATGGAGAaggtgggctctggctgccacagcatcatccagctcctggactggttcgagctgcctgacagcttcgtgctggtgctggagcgcccggagcggtctcaggatctcctgcagttgcTGGCGCAGCAGGAGTTCCTGAGCGAGGAGGCGGCGCGCTGGCTTttctggcaggtgctggaggccgtgtgGCACTGCACCGCCTGCGGCGTCCTGCACCGGGACATCAAGCCGGAGAACCTCCTCGTGGACCCGGAGAGTGGCGACCTGAAGCTCATCGACTTCGGTTGCGGCAccttcctccaggagcaggcCTACACGCAATTTGCCG GAACACACACGTACAGCCCGCCCGAGTGGATCTGCCTGGGCTGCTACCACGGCCATGCGgccaccatctggtccctgggtgtgctgctctACGAAATGGTCTGCGGCTACCTGCCCTTCCAGGACGACCACGACATCGTGCAGGGCCAGCTCTTCTTCGGGCAGCAGATCTCTCCAG agtgccgcCATCTGATCCGCTGGTGTTTGGCCAAGCACCCCGCGGACCGGCCGGCGCTGCAGGAGATCTTGCGCCACCCTTGGCTCTGCGGCGGGGACCTTTGA